The genomic region AGACCAATCAAGAGCACGCGTTCGAAGACGCCTGTGTAGCATCGGCCTTTACCACCCCATTCTTACTCCATGCGCTGGGGACTTAGCAGGCTTTCATCCCATCAAGAGCGTATTATCGGTTGTCGATTTCACCAGAGTCCCGTCTAGGTCATAGTCGTTGCGATCAAAATCATTAGTTCGGACAGATCTAGTCTATATGTGTGGTCAATTATATATTCGGACCTATTAAACACGTACATGTACGAAGCAACCTTTCATATTCGTGGTGGGCTTCTATACGAGGAAGCCACCAGAAATCGCGATGTGAGCATCAAGTTGTGGTGTAACAACCACTGCGATTTGCTTCAAGTCCAGGGGGATGTCACCGACGAAATCCGCGACGAAATCGCAAAAACGGTCGGGATCAAACACTCCAGCCACGGGCAACCTGAAATCAAGGAGACAGTCGCCGGCAACGGCGAAGAGATTATTATCACGTCCGAGTGTCTCCGCCCACACACCGAGAATAACATCGAGAGCTACCTCGCCAAACACGACTGTCTCTTACTCCCTCCGCTGCGGTACGAGCGAGGCGGTAAGGTCGTCCGGGTCGTCACGCTTGACCCAGAGAATATGACGCGGTTCTACCAAGATATT from Halorubrum salinarum harbors:
- a CDS encoding helix-turn-helix domain-containing protein, whose product is MYEATFHIRGGLLYEEATRNRDVSIKLWCNNHCDLLQVQGDVTDEIRDEIAKTVGIKHSSHGQPEIKETVAGNGEEIIITSECLRPHTENNIESYLAKHDCLLLPPLRYERGGKVVRVVTLDPENMTRFYQDIQESFRVEVQSKRRIDSISQDQPILSVGSLVAGLSKRQEEAILLAWEAGYYEIPRETTTKELAGRMDIDRRTFEEHLRLAEHKFIGTLVERVLNGRKYS